One bacterium genomic window carries:
- the uvrA gene encoding excinuclease ABC subunit UvrA, translated as MSDKIVIKGARVHNLKNVDVEIPKYKLVVITGVSGSGKSSLAFDTIYAEGQRRYVESLSSYARQFLGLMEKPDVDFIEGLSPAISIEQRKGGWNPRSTVGTVTEIYDYLRLLFSRIGIAHCIHHNLPLVKKTLDEIVEEILNLPQGQYVQILAPVVRGRKGEYKDLFEKYLKKGFLRAYVDGELIELEEPPALEKYKNHVIDIFVDRVGVDKENRSRISESVETALRESNGLVKLKFEETGKEVVYSEKLMCPVCDYSLEGLEPRIFSFNSPYGACPECSGLGVKLEIDPSKLINSEELSILEGAIKPWGEPNPFLEEKLLRLAKEKHVDLDTPWSELPRSFKNLILYGTEDPAKDYYRQDRMEQDYYYFEGVIPYLWRRYHETESDWVKEEIERYMVKKTCPMCGGARLRKESLYVRIRDKSIWDITRMSISSALEWFKNLKLTGKEEIIGRQIVKEIISRLSFLVDVGLDYLTLDRSTDTLSSGEEQRVRLATQIGSGLTGVLYVLDEPSIGLHPRDIDRLIGTVKKLRDLGNTVIVVEHDKETIKEADWIIDLGPGAGDKGGKVVFSGTYEGILKSKKSLTGQYLAGIKSIPVPKKRRKPKGDFLILRGARHNNLKGIDLKIPLGLFVCITGVSGSGKSSLIQDTLYIALMRHFYGSRETPGAFDKIEGLEKIDKVINIDQSPIGRTPRSNPATYTSAFTPIREFFASLKESRKRGYTPGRFSFNVKGGRCEACAGEGFIKVEMQFLPDVYVPCEVCKGKRYNKETLEVKYKDKSIADVLDMSVDEAYVLFQDIPSIERKLKLLKDVGLGYIKLGQPATTLSGGEAQRIKLAKELSKVATGKTLYILDEPTTGLHFDDVKKLILVLQRLVDMGNTVLVIEHNLDVIKSADWIIDLGPEAGDKGGWIVAEGPPEEVAKNPNSYTGLYLKKELENSKA; from the coding sequence ATGAGCGACAAAATTGTAATTAAAGGTGCAAGAGTTCATAATCTTAAGAATGTTGATGTGGAGATTCCCAAATATAAGCTGGTGGTTATAACAGGCGTATCTGGATCTGGTAAGTCCTCCCTTGCCTTTGATACGATTTATGCAGAGGGACAGAGAAGATATGTGGAATCTCTTTCGTCTTACGCAAGGCAATTCCTTGGTTTAATGGAAAAGCCGGATGTTGATTTTATTGAGGGGCTTTCCCCGGCAATATCCATAGAGCAGAGGAAGGGTGGTTGGAATCCAAGATCAACAGTGGGTACAGTTACGGAAATTTATGACTATCTAAGATTGCTTTTTTCCCGTATCGGGATAGCTCATTGTATCCATCATAACTTACCTTTGGTTAAGAAGACCCTTGATGAAATTGTAGAAGAGATTTTAAATCTTCCACAGGGACAGTATGTTCAGATTCTTGCACCGGTGGTTAGAGGAAGAAAAGGGGAATACAAAGATCTTTTCGAAAAGTACCTCAAAAAGGGATTTTTAAGGGCTTATGTGGATGGGGAGCTTATTGAACTTGAAGAGCCGCCAGCACTTGAGAAGTATAAAAACCACGTGATAGACATCTTTGTGGACAGAGTTGGCGTGGATAAGGAAAACAGAAGTAGAATTTCTGAATCCGTGGAAACTGCCCTCCGGGAATCTAACGGCCTTGTTAAACTTAAATTTGAGGAGACGGGGAAAGAAGTTGTATATTCAGAAAAATTGATGTGCCCCGTTTGCGATTATTCGCTGGAGGGCTTGGAGCCGAGAATCTTTTCCTTTAATTCACCTTACGGAGCATGCCCTGAATGTTCCGGATTGGGTGTAAAATTAGAAATTGATCCTTCAAAGCTTATAAATTCGGAAGAACTTTCAATCCTTGAAGGTGCGATAAAACCATGGGGCGAGCCCAATCCCTTTCTGGAAGAGAAACTTTTAAGACTTGCAAAAGAAAAACATGTAGACCTTGATACTCCTTGGTCTGAGTTACCAAGAAGTTTTAAAAATTTGATATTATATGGAACCGAGGATCCTGCAAAAGACTATTACAGGCAGGATAGAATGGAACAGGACTACTATTATTTTGAAGGTGTTATCCCTTATCTGTGGCGCAGATATCACGAAACGGAATCTGACTGGGTTAAGGAAGAGATCGAAAGATACATGGTGAAAAAGACATGCCCAATGTGCGGTGGGGCGAGACTGAGAAAGGAATCACTTTACGTTAGAATTCGCGATAAATCGATATGGGACATAACCAGAATGAGCATATCTTCTGCCCTTGAGTGGTTTAAAAATCTAAAGCTTACTGGGAAAGAAGAAATAATAGGCAGGCAAATAGTGAAAGAGATTATTTCCCGATTGTCTTTCTTGGTGGATGTGGGGCTTGATTATTTGACCCTTGATAGATCCACAGATACCCTTTCTTCTGGAGAAGAACAAAGAGTTAGACTCGCCACTCAGATTGGTTCAGGGCTTACAGGCGTCCTCTATGTCCTCGACGAACCTTCCATTGGCCTTCATCCGAGGGATATTGATAGGCTCATAGGGACGGTAAAGAAACTGAGGGACCTTGGAAATACAGTTATTGTTGTAGAACACGATAAGGAAACAATTAAAGAGGCAGATTGGATTATAGACCTGGGGCCTGGTGCAGGTGATAAAGGAGGAAAGGTTGTCTTCAGCGGGACTTATGAAGGGATTTTAAAATCAAAAAAATCCTTAACTGGCCAATACCTTGCGGGAATTAAGAGTATTCCTGTTCCTAAGAAGAGGAGAAAACCCAAGGGTGATTTTTTAATTTTGAGAGGAGCACGGCACAACAATTTAAAAGGTATAGACCTGAAGATACCCCTTGGGCTTTTTGTGTGCATTACGGGCGTTTCGGGGTCTGGCAAATCTTCTTTGATTCAGGATACACTTTACATAGCTTTGATGAGACATTTTTACGGGTCAAGAGAAACCCCCGGTGCCTTTGACAAGATTGAGGGGCTTGAGAAAATTGACAAAGTTATCAATATTGATCAGAGTCCTATAGGCAGGACTCCGAGATCCAATCCCGCAACCTATACTTCTGCTTTTACACCGATCAGAGAATTTTTTGCCTCTCTTAAAGAATCTCGTAAGAGAGGATATACCCCTGGAAGGTTTTCATTCAACGTTAAAGGTGGCCGTTGTGAAGCTTGTGCTGGCGAGGGGTTTATAAAGGTGGAGATGCAATTTTTACCAGACGTTTATGTCCCTTGTGAAGTGTGTAAGGGTAAGCGCTACAATAAAGAGACACTGGAGGTAAAATATAAAGATAAAAGTATTGCTGATGTTCTTGATATGTCAGTAGATGAAGCTTATGTACTTTTCCAGGATATCCCTTCAATTGAGCGAAAGTTGAAACTATTGAAAGACGTGGGATTAGGCTATATTAAACTGGGTCAACCTGCCACCACTCTCTCTGGTGGAGAAGCGCAGAGAATAAAATTGGCAAAAGAACTTTCAAAGGTAGCAACAGGTAAGACTCTTTACATTCTTGATGAACCCACAACGGGACTTCACTTTGATGACGTGAAGAAACTTATACTGGTTCTCCAACGCCTTGTAGATATGGGCAATACCGTTTTAGTTATTGAACACAACCTTGATGTTATTAAGTCTGCTGATTGGATAATTGATCTTGGACCGGAAGCCGGTGATAAAGGCGGATGGATTGTAGCAGAAGGCCCTCCCGAGGAGGTTGCTAAGAATCCAAATTCCTACACTGGCTTGTACTTAAAGAAAGAGCTTGAGAATTCTAAGGCTTGA
- a CDS encoding M6 family metalloprotease domain-containing protein, which translates to MNLLIAMMFMMPPSPEVLENLRKSGNLQGLVSIMDDARKRGMNAPSEELMDKIGKEMQIARETKTKVIKRAVVIMCDFSDNIGTTPAGHYDSLTNGPFTTGSVKDFYLENSYGNLEFEFLVTPVWVRLPNPYTYYTNNNYGMGDWPQNAQKMAYDAVVAADSFIDFSQRDMDNDGYVDALVIVHAGPGAESTGDPNDIWSHAWVIPQTLIVDGKQAYWYTTVPENAGCGVIAHELGHRPLGLPDLYDTDYSSEGLGNWSLMAGGSWNGGGAVPAHLDAWCKIRLGFVTVDTVKSNGIYQAIPAVEDTGIVFRLWTDGNTGNRYFLVENRRLKKFDRALPGEGLLIYHIDDARPNNNNEWYPGQNYLYHYKVALEQADGRWDLEHSTNRGDAGDPWPGTSNNRDFHNYSIPDSKDYGNPMITTYVGVLNISNPGDTMYADLMVSSYNNVKMSSVSIPRADTLNATSEFKLKLFNNGFVLANRDLNFKVYDESGTLVYDTTVTSVSVDTGLADTISVYFSPTIDDCEYSYHLSLDVGDDVSRDDSLSGFYYSKSVVRDYTVARSEGDNYYTEHLVDGNVSDLEYYGAAWIDVSNFLAIGGELYRTIRSTYVKAHIFHDTLFVAFKVVGDSTVGNNDFITFVIDDNGDGSFPESNSNEGEISFRDGSTRLSYFRPYTSSGTGSIQTLNLPHAYGLQGNTKYAEVAIPIDLTGTGLAYHLNISGDYTTFVPKIFVKVTDGARIVGWWPQNTPYASTVREIGYFATLSTSPVSVAEKPDHYTLRLDWKGPYLVLSASGLSNSTLKISLYDAVGRKVLQKTIKVSNSENERIDLRSLPKGVYFAEVDVNGKFVGTYKGVLIK; encoded by the coding sequence ATGAATTTATTAATTGCAATGATGTTTATGATGCCTCCAAGCCCGGAGGTACTGGAAAATTTGAGAAAGAGTGGAAACCTGCAAGGCCTGGTTTCCATAATGGACGATGCAAGAAAGCGAGGAATGAATGCTCCTTCCGAGGAACTAATGGATAAGATCGGAAAAGAGATGCAAATTGCCCGTGAAACGAAAACGAAGGTCATTAAAAGGGCGGTTGTTATAATGTGTGACTTCTCGGATAACATAGGAACTACTCCTGCAGGGCATTATGATTCCCTTACAAACGGGCCATTCACAACAGGGAGTGTTAAAGATTTCTACCTTGAGAACTCCTACGGTAATCTCGAATTTGAATTTTTGGTGACTCCTGTATGGGTGCGTTTACCTAATCCGTATACTTATTATACCAACAACAATTATGGAATGGGCGATTGGCCTCAGAACGCGCAGAAGATGGCTTATGATGCAGTAGTAGCCGCAGATTCTTTCATAGACTTTTCCCAGCGTGATATGGACAACGACGGTTATGTGGATGCCCTTGTCATTGTTCACGCAGGCCCCGGTGCAGAATCGACTGGTGACCCCAACGATATATGGTCCCATGCCTGGGTTATTCCTCAGACACTTATTGTAGATGGAAAACAAGCCTACTGGTACACCACGGTGCCTGAGAATGCAGGTTGTGGAGTAATTGCCCATGAGCTGGGACACAGACCTCTTGGCCTTCCTGACCTTTATGATACCGATTACTCTTCAGAGGGGCTTGGAAATTGGTCTCTAATGGCAGGTGGTTCATGGAATGGTGGTGGAGCAGTCCCTGCTCACTTGGATGCTTGGTGTAAAATAAGACTTGGATTTGTAACGGTGGATACGGTAAAGAGCAATGGAATTTATCAGGCTATACCTGCAGTTGAAGATACGGGTATTGTCTTTAGGCTTTGGACCGATGGAAATACAGGAAACAGGTATTTCTTAGTTGAAAATCGCAGGCTGAAGAAGTTTGATAGAGCCCTGCCAGGTGAAGGCCTTTTGATTTATCATATAGATGATGCTAGGCCTAATAATAACAATGAGTGGTATCCCGGTCAGAATTATCTATATCATTATAAAGTTGCCCTTGAGCAAGCTGATGGTAGGTGGGATTTAGAGCACAGCACAAATAGAGGCGATGCCGGTGATCCATGGCCGGGCACATCAAATAACAGAGACTTTCACAACTATTCTATTCCCGATTCCAAGGATTATGGAAATCCAATGATTACAACTTATGTCGGCGTTCTCAATATATCAAACCCCGGTGATACCATGTATGCCGATCTTATGGTCTCCTCCTATAATAATGTGAAAATGTCATCCGTTTCCATACCAAGGGCTGATACCCTTAATGCTACCTCAGAATTTAAGTTGAAGTTATTTAATAACGGCTTTGTTCTTGCAAACAGGGACTTGAACTTTAAGGTATATGATGAGTCAGGAACCCTTGTCTACGACACGACGGTCACCAGTGTTTCCGTTGATACTGGACTGGCAGATACCATAAGTGTTTATTTTTCTCCAACTATTGATGATTGTGAATATTCTTATCACTTGTCCTTGGACGTCGGCGATGATGTTTCAAGAGACGATTCTCTTAGCGGATTTTATTATTCAAAGAGTGTGGTTAGAGATTATACCGTTGCGCGTTCCGAAGGCGATAACTATTATACGGAACATCTCGTTGACGGAAATGTGAGTGATCTGGAGTATTACGGTGCGGCTTGGATAGACGTAAGCAATTTCCTTGCAATTGGCGGTGAACTTTATAGGACAATAAGAAGTACATATGTGAAAGCCCATATTTTTCACGATACCCTTTTTGTTGCCTTCAAAGTCGTTGGGGATAGTACCGTCGGAAATAATGACTTTATAACATTCGTAATTGACGATAATGGTGACGGCTCTTTCCCTGAAAGTAATAGCAATGAGGGTGAAATCTCATTTAGAGACGGTTCAACGAGGTTGAGTTATTTCAGACCATATACGTCATCGGGAACCGGCTCAATTCAAACTCTGAATCTTCCTCATGCCTATGGTTTGCAGGGGAATACCAAATACGCAGAAGTAGCCATTCCTATTGATCTTACCGGCACCGGTCTTGCTTATCACCTTAATATTTCGGGTGACTATACAACCTTTGTCCCAAAGATATTTGTAAAAGTTACCGATGGTGCGAGGATTGTCGGGTGGTGGCCTCAGAATACACCATATGCTTCAACGGTAAGAGAGATTGGCTATTTTGCAACTCTCTCCACGTCTCCCGTTAGTGTAGCTGAAAAACCTGATCATTATACATTGAGACTGGATTGGAAAGGACCTTATCTCGTTTTGAGCGCGTCTGGTCTTTCTAATTCAACCCTGAAGATTTCCCTTTACGATGCTGTTGGTAGGAAGGTTCTTCAGAAAACCATTAAAGTTTCAAATTCTGAAAATGAAAGGATAGATTTGAGAAGTCTGCCTAAGGGTGTCTACTTTGCTGAAGTGGACGTAAACGGCAAATTTGTGGGAACTTACAAGGGGGTTTTAATAAAGTAA
- a CDS encoding HD-GYP domain-containing protein, which produces MSASKIDFVVKKFEESLKILEEALKELRERDKELSSLVELQTTKLALAKTISEALYLVTDPLELFETLVSLLSRIRGFSLPFITVFNPEKGFNTFVVDDGKRTLVEKIIAESLVPDEDPFKDGVLDKKLGDGTEFLTLIAVPIEVEEEFKGIIGVLSKSDEIGSDDYDYLREISQNISTAFRQRMLIQRLEEANIKLKESFKSSITLIEKIIELKDPYGKIHGDNVGELVAEIGKRMGLEEERVEYLAYAGMIHDIGKISLPTEIVHKPGPLTDVEFALIKLHPEIGYEFLKDLSFPYLISEIVYQHHERWDGSGYPRGLKNGEILLEARILSVAEVVESMTHFRSWRDAYKLDDVLGYLQENKGILFDPEVVDNCVEVFSSGFRFKS; this is translated from the coding sequence ATGAGCGCTTCAAAGATTGACTTTGTTGTTAAAAAGTTTGAAGAATCCTTAAAAATTTTAGAGGAAGCCTTAAAGGAACTGAGGGAAAGAGATAAAGAACTTTCGAGTCTGGTGGAACTCCAGACAACTAAGCTTGCATTAGCAAAGACAATCTCCGAAGCCCTTTATTTAGTAACTGATCCCCTTGAGCTCTTTGAGACTCTGGTAAGCCTCCTTTCAAGAATAAGAGGTTTTAGTTTGCCATTTATTACAGTTTTCAATCCAGAAAAAGGCTTCAATACTTTCGTTGTAGATGATGGGAAAAGAACGTTAGTAGAAAAAATTATAGCCGAAAGCCTCGTACCCGATGAAGATCCGTTTAAAGATGGAGTATTGGATAAAAAACTTGGAGATGGTACAGAATTTCTTACTCTTATAGCAGTTCCTATTGAAGTAGAGGAAGAGTTCAAAGGAATTATAGGAGTGCTTTCTAAAAGCGATGAGATAGGAAGCGATGATTACGATTATCTTAGGGAGATAAGTCAGAACATTTCCACTGCTTTTAGGCAAAGAATGTTGATTCAAAGGCTGGAAGAGGCTAACATAAAACTAAAGGAGAGTTTTAAAAGTTCCATTACCCTCATTGAGAAGATTATAGAGCTTAAAGATCCCTATGGGAAGATTCACGGTGATAATGTTGGAGAGCTTGTTGCGGAAATCGGAAAAAGAATGGGACTTGAAGAGGAGAGGGTTGAATATCTTGCTTACGCCGGAATGATTCACGATATTGGGAAAATCTCCTTGCCAACGGAAATTGTCCACAAACCGGGACCTTTAACGGACGTGGAGTTTGCTCTCATAAAGCTTCATCCTGAGATAGGATATGAGTTTTTGAAAGATTTGTCATTTCCCTACCTTATTTCGGAAATTGTCTACCAACATCATGAACGGTGGGATGGCAGTGGTTATCCGAGGGGATTAAAAAATGGTGAAATACTTTTAGAAGCCAGGATTCTCTCCGTTGCTGAGGTAGTAGAATCAATGACCCATTTTAGGTCGTGGAGAGATGCTTATAAATTAGACGATGTGTTGGGATATCTCCAAGAAAATAAAGGGATCTTGTTTGATCCCGAAGTTGTAGATAACTGTGTTGAAGTTTTCAGCTCAGGTTTCAGGTTTAAGAGTTGA
- a CDS encoding DUF177 domain-containing protein, whose protein sequence is MKIDILNLKDGITEYFESLGPSELDLLGLDFRLKDKAFVHTTVEKRGSRVKIRIDSKFILVLTCSRCLEEFEQSFNTVDEYYVKPGQEEVEPEKYLSDEDIYSIFAPTQEVDTTPLVRDSIILSVPMKPLCSEDCKGLCPVCGVNLNMTTCEHVGTLKEENEWQKKLKELRKKLEKK, encoded by the coding sequence GTGAAAATTGATATTCTCAATTTAAAGGATGGAATCACGGAGTATTTTGAGTCCTTAGGCCCATCGGAGCTTGATCTCTTAGGCTTGGATTTCCGCTTAAAGGATAAGGCTTTTGTCCATACCACTGTTGAAAAGAGAGGAAGCAGAGTTAAGATTAGAATTGATTCTAAGTTTATTCTTGTTTTGACCTGTTCAAGGTGTCTCGAGGAGTTTGAGCAATCTTTTAATACGGTGGATGAATACTACGTGAAACCAGGGCAGGAGGAAGTAGAACCTGAAAAATACTTGAGTGACGAAGACATTTATTCAATATTTGCACCTACCCAGGAAGTGGATACAACTCCCTTAGTAAGGGATAGCATTATCCTTTCTGTACCCATGAAACCATTGTGTAGTGAGGACTGCAAGGGACTTTGTCCCGTATGTGGAGTTAATCTCAACATGACAACCTGTGAGCATGTAGGAACTTTAAAAGAGGAAAATGAGTGGCAAAAGAAACTTAAAGAATTACGGAAAAAGCTGGAAAAGAAATGA
- a CDS encoding ATP-binding protein translates to MKSVFHSLQGKLLKHIRVLDENLNLFTRDEVLILGISGGYDSIVLTDVMTRYNTLRDLNLKIYPVFVNNRFKPMQNEDKLKQLLKEMNLEITVIEDNETEAIIKLKLKPFNPCFICSRMRKKKLLEFAASLNSKKVLLAHTLDDAIETLFLNILYSRGISTIMPVQPLFEGNYFIIRPFIFVDRSLIRKYSALLGIEQKYESECPYERLSRRNFVRKFLHELYINDPVIKNNIKHALFHCNEKFLWHEYRDIKELLP, encoded by the coding sequence ATGAAATCGGTGTTTCATAGCCTTCAGGGCAAACTTTTAAAACATATCCGAGTTCTGGACGAAAACCTAAATCTCTTTACGAGAGACGAAGTTCTGATCCTTGGGATTTCAGGCGGATACGACAGTATCGTACTAACGGATGTAATGACAAGATACAACACTCTAAGAGATTTGAACTTAAAGATATACCCTGTGTTTGTCAACAACCGGTTTAAACCTATGCAGAATGAGGATAAATTAAAACAACTTCTAAAGGAAATGAACCTTGAAATCACGGTCATTGAAGACAATGAAACAGAAGCAATTATTAAACTAAAGCTAAAACCTTTCAACCCATGCTTTATTTGTAGCAGGATGCGTAAAAAGAAGCTATTAGAATTCGCAGCATCCTTAAACTCCAAGAAGGTGCTCCTCGCTCACACCTTAGATGACGCAATAGAGACTCTCTTCTTGAATATTCTCTACTCAAGAGGCATAAGTACCATCATGCCAGTTCAGCCCCTGTTTGAGGGTAATTATTTTATTATAAGACCCTTCATTTTTGTAGACAGGTCCCTTATTCGAAAATACTCTGCTCTTCTTGGAATCGAGCAAAAATATGAATCGGAGTGCCCTTACGAAAGACTATCCCGAAGGAATTTTGTCAGAAAATTTCTTCACGAACTTTACATTAATGATCCCGTTATAAAGAATAACATAAAACATGCCCTATTCCATTGTAATGAGAAATTCCTTTGGCACGAGTATAGAGATATAAAAGAGCTCTTACCCTGA
- the ileS gene encoding isoleucine--tRNA ligase, translating to MRDYRDTVNLPKTDFSMKAELTKKEPLRLNWWGERKIYQKNIEKRKNSGKVFILHDGPPYSNGHIHLGTALNKILKDFLVKYKSLKGFYAPYVPGWDNHGMPIELEVIKTHPEYKRLLSDASEMGEPLLKQNLRRDCRNFAKRWVEIQREEFKRLGVFGDWENPYLTMDPYYEAKELRILAELVEKGYIYRSYLPVHWCPRCKTTLAMAEIEYKDKESPSLWFTFEPLETDFYPLVWTTTPWTIISNTALAVHPDLVYVVVKTEERTYLLAEELIESNRDILGENFEIVKKFRGKELEGLKFKHPFIDRVSPMILGTFVTTEDGTGIVHIAPGHGKEDFEVGREYKLPIISPVDESGKFTAEAPEFEGLDTDEASKKVIEVLKEKGKFVKLSKITHSYPHCWRCKGPLIFRATHQWFLSVDHAGLRDKALGEILKVKWHPEEGQVRIHTSVKERPDWVISRQRSWGVFIPALKCKSCGETFLNRKVVDNLAEYVEQGEVDAWLVRDVSVFTEGKVHCPRCGGNQFDKEQDILDVWFDSGISYIVVSEKYGLPWPSDVYLEGSDQHRGWFNASLMLGTAYCGSAPYKNVITHGWVVDEEGKAMHKSLGNVILPEEVISKYGADILRLWVASSDYTEDVRLGEEILTRLVDSYRKIRNTFRFMLGNLYDWDESKRVKYEDLIPLEKYMLAKWNQVKRTIEDAYDNFYFYKVYHTLYNFIVVDLSAFYLDVLKDRLYTWGADTPGRRSAQIVIYEILKELLIVISPILSFTAEEAWGYLPGNKEESVFLADWPSINPIYDNEEILRDFEVLLDVRDKVLLLIERARKDEKILSDRLEAKVLINADNREVFNVLRKYESYLGELFIVSQVSLNGKAQGDFVFQDFEGIKISVEHASGKKCERCWIWHQKVGEDPEHPGLCPKCLEVVRGIKSEN from the coding sequence ATGCGAGATTATAGAGATACTGTTAATTTGCCTAAAACCGACTTTTCAATGAAGGCAGAGCTGACTAAAAAAGAGCCACTCCGATTGAATTGGTGGGGGGAGAGAAAAATTTACCAGAAAAATATAGAAAAGAGAAAAAATTCAGGTAAGGTTTTTATTTTGCACGATGGTCCTCCTTATTCAAATGGTCACATCCATCTTGGCACTGCGCTAAATAAAATTCTTAAGGATTTTCTCGTTAAGTATAAGTCTTTAAAAGGTTTTTATGCTCCTTATGTGCCGGGTTGGGACAATCATGGTATGCCCATTGAACTGGAGGTCATAAAGACACATCCAGAGTACAAAAGGCTTTTGTCCGACGCCTCTGAGATGGGGGAACCTCTCCTAAAGCAAAATTTAAGGAGGGATTGCAGGAATTTTGCCAAGAGGTGGGTTGAGATTCAGCGTGAAGAGTTCAAAAGGCTGGGAGTTTTTGGAGACTGGGAAAATCCTTACCTAACAATGGATCCCTACTATGAGGCAAAGGAGCTGCGGATTCTCGCTGAACTTGTGGAGAAAGGATATATCTACAGAAGTTATCTTCCTGTTCACTGGTGTCCACGGTGTAAAACAACTCTCGCAATGGCTGAAATTGAATATAAAGATAAAGAATCACCTTCTCTCTGGTTTACCTTTGAACCTTTAGAGACTGATTTCTATCCACTGGTGTGGACAACCACACCCTGGACCATAATTTCCAACACTGCCCTGGCCGTCCATCCCGATCTTGTATATGTGGTTGTAAAAACCGAAGAGAGAACATACTTGCTGGCGGAAGAGCTAATAGAAAGCAACAGGGACATCCTTGGTGAGAATTTTGAGATCGTGAAAAAGTTTAGAGGAAAAGAGCTTGAAGGCCTTAAATTCAAACATCCCTTCATCGATAGAGTTTCACCGATGATTCTCGGAACTTTTGTGACAACGGAGGATGGAACGGGTATTGTCCATATTGCCCCCGGTCACGGCAAAGAAGACTTTGAAGTGGGAAGAGAATATAAACTTCCTATAATCTCACCGGTGGACGAAAGCGGAAAATTTACAGCAGAAGCACCTGAGTTTGAAGGGCTTGACACTGATGAAGCGTCCAAGAAGGTCATAGAAGTTTTGAAAGAGAAAGGGAAATTTGTAAAGCTTTCCAAAATAACTCACAGTTACCCGCACTGCTGGCGCTGTAAAGGCCCCTTGATTTTCAGGGCAACTCACCAATGGTTTTTGAGTGTAGATCATGCTGGACTAAGGGATAAAGCACTGGGTGAAATTTTGAAAGTAAAATGGCACCCCGAGGAGGGGCAGGTAAGAATACATACATCGGTAAAGGAAAGACCCGATTGGGTTATTTCAAGGCAGAGAAGCTGGGGTGTATTTATTCCTGCTTTAAAATGTAAAAGTTGTGGTGAAACTTTCCTGAACCGAAAGGTTGTTGATAATCTGGCAGAATATGTTGAGCAAGGTGAGGTTGATGCTTGGCTTGTCAGGGATGTAAGCGTATTTACGGAAGGAAAGGTACACTGTCCAAGGTGCGGCGGAAATCAATTTGATAAAGAGCAGGATATTTTAGATGTTTGGTTTGATTCTGGGATCTCTTATATTGTGGTTTCGGAAAAGTACGGTTTGCCATGGCCATCGGATGTGTATCTTGAAGGTTCAGATCAACACCGTGGTTGGTTTAATGCGTCCCTTATGCTTGGTACCGCCTATTGTGGAAGTGCTCCCTATAAAAATGTCATAACCCACGGATGGGTAGTTGATGAAGAAGGTAAAGCGATGCATAAGAGCCTTGGTAATGTGATTCTACCTGAAGAGGTTATAAGTAAATACGGAGCGGACATTCTGAGACTCTGGGTGGCTTCCAGTGATTATACTGAGGATGTGAGACTTGGAGAGGAAATCTTGACAAGACTGGTGGATTCTTATAGAAAGATCCGGAACACTTTCCGGTTTATGCTTGGTAACCTTTACGACTGGGATGAAAGTAAAAGGGTTAAATACGAGGATTTGATACCCCTCGAGAAATATATGCTTGCCAAGTGGAATCAAGTTAAAAGGACTATAGAGGATGCTTATGATAATTTCTACTTCTACAAGGTGTATCATACCCTTTACAACTTCATTGTTGTGGATCTATCAGCCTTTTACCTTGACGTTCTTAAGGATCGGCTTTACACGTGGGGTGCGGATACCCCTGGAAGGCGTTCTGCCCAGATCGTTATTTATGAAATCTTGAAAGAGCTTCTTATTGTGATCTCACCGATACTATCTTTCACTGCGGAGGAGGCATGGGGATATCTTCCGGGGAATAAAGAAGAGAGTGTATTTTTGGCAGACTGGCCCTCAATTAACCCTATATATGATAATGAAGAAATATTGAGAGATTTTGAAGTACTTCTTGATGTAAGGGATAAGGTCCTGCTCCTGATAGAGAGAGCAAGAAAGGATGAAAAGATTTTGAGTGACCGCTTGGAGGCTAAGGTGTTAATTAACGCCGATAACCGTGAGGTGTTTAATGTCCTCAGAAAGTATGAATCGTATCTTGGGGAACTTTTCATAGTCTCGCAAGTTTCTTTGAACGGAAAAGCACAGGGTGATTTTGTTTTTCAGGATTTTGAGGGAATTAAGATCTCCGTTGAGCATGCATCAGGGAAGAAATGTGAAAGGTGCTGGATTTGGCACCAAAAGGTAGGGGAAGACCCTGAGCATCCGGGGTTGTGTCCTAAATGTCTTGAAGTGGTGAGGGGAATTAAGAGTGAAAATTGA